A window of Belonocnema kinseyi isolate 2016_QV_RU_SX_M_011 chromosome 9, B_treatae_v1, whole genome shotgun sequence contains these coding sequences:
- the LOC117180466 gene encoding uncharacterized protein LOC117180466, producing MGPPVRIASGRPSTSKTDENVDKEQKILAANRKLTIRELADDLNIAYGSVQDLIVNDLGLRRVAAKLVPKDLNFMQKKDRVDIAQDMLSKVKTDPAFIKRIITGDETWVYEYDTQSRHQASEWRLRDEPRPKKPRRFQSKKKV from the exons ATGGGTCCACCTGTCCGTATCGCTAG TGGTCGGCCGTCGACATCAAAAACCGACGAAAACGTtgataaagaacaaaaaatattggCTGCAAATCGTAAGTTAACAATTCGAGAGTTGGCAGATGACTTAAACATTGCTTATGGATCTGTTCAAGACCTTATTGTAAACGATTTGGGATTGCGTCGTGTTGCTGCAAAATTAGTACCAAAAGAtctgaatttcatgcaaaaaaaagatCGTGTCGATATCGCTCAAGACATGCTTTCTAAGGTTAAAACGGATCCAGCATTCATCAAACGCATCATTACTGGTGACGAGACGTGGGTTTATGAGTACGACACTCAATCCAGACATCAGGCGAGTGAATGGCGACTCCGCGATGAGCCAAGGCCGAAAAAACCACGTcgttttcagtcgaaaaagaaG GTGTAA